In Mycolicibacterium nivoides, the DNA window CTCGATGCCGCCGACCAACGGTTCCGAGGCCACCAGGATGCGGATGTTCTTCTTGCGGGCCAGGATTTCGACCGCGCCGGCCTCATACGCCGGCGCGATGATGACCTCGGTGAAGATGTCGGCGACGGTCTCGGCCATCTCGACACTGACCTCGGTGTTGGAGGCGATGACGCCGCCGAACGCGCTCAGCGGATCGCACTCGTGAGCCTTGCGGTGCGCGTCGGCCACCGACTCCGAGGAGATCGCGATGCCACACGGGTTGGCGTGCTTGATGATCGCCACGCAGATCTCTTCGTGGTCGAACGCCGCCCGCCACGCCGCATCGGCGTCGGTGTAGTTGTTGTAGGACATCTCCTTGCCGTGCAGCTGCTCGGCCTGGGCCAGTCCGGGCCACGCGGAGTCGTCGCGGTACACTGCGGCCTGCTGGTGCGGGTTCTCGCCGTAGCGCAGGACCGCGCTGCGGTGCCAGGTGCCGGCGAACCAGGCGGGCAGGGGCTGCGCAGGATCTTCGGGTGCCAGCGTCGACCCCATCCAGCCGGCAACGGCCACGTCGTACTCGGCGGTGTGCCGGAATGCCAACGACGCCAGCTTCTTCCGCTCGTCGAGGGTGAACCCGCCGGCCCGAACCGCGGCCAGCACACCGTCATAGCCCAACGGATCCACGACCACGGCCACGCTGGGGTGGTTCTTGGCGGCCGCACGAACCATCGACGGCCCACCGATGTCGATCTGCTCGACACACTCGTCGACCGAAGCCCCGGACTCGACCGTCTCGGAGAACGGGTACAGGTTCACCACCACGAGCTCGAACGCCTCGACCTCGAGCTCCTGCAGGGCCGCAACATGTTCGGGCTTGCGGGTATCGGCCAGCAGACCGGCGTGCACGCGCGGGTGCAGAGTCTTGACGCGGCCGTCGAGCACCTCGGGGAAACCCGTCACCTCTTCCACCGGGGTGACCGGAACACCTGCGGCAGCAATGGTTTTGGCGGTCGACCCCGTCGAGACGATGGCCACGCCCGCCTCATGCAGGCCGCGGGCCAGATCGGCCAGGCCGGTCTTGTCATAGACACTGATCAGCGCTCGCCGGATCGGTTTCTTCTCGCTCACCCTATGGTCGCCTTTCGTCCAGTCCAGGTCACGCCGCGGGTTGCCAGCGCGGCCAGCACATCCACCAGCAGTCGACGTTCGACCACCTTGATGCGCTCATGCAATGTCTCTTCGGTGTCATCATCGAGCACCTCGATGGCCTGCTGGGCCAGAATCGGCCCGGTATCCATGCCGGAGTCCACGAGATGCACCGTGCAGCCCGTCACCCGCACGCCATACGCCAGCGCCTCGGGCACGGCATGCGCCCCCGGGAACGCGGGCAGCAATGCCGGATGGGTGTTGACCACCCGGCCCGGGAACCGGGAAAGGAATTGGCCACCGAGAATTTTCATGAACCCGGCCGAGACCACCAGGTCCGGCTCGTGTTCCGCGGTGGCCTCGGTGAGTGCGGCATCCCAGGCGTCGCGGTCCGCATGGTCGCCGAGCCGCACGGTGTAGGACGGGACTCCCGCCGATGCCGCGATGTCCACCGCGGCACATTTTCGGTCGGTTCCTACCGCGACGACCCGCGCCGGATAGTCGTCAGCGGCGGCGGCCAGTAGCGAGGCGAGCAACGACCCTGTCCCCGAAGCCAGCACTACCAGCCGTGCCGGTGCACTCGGAGGCACATGTAACGGTTGCTGCACGCGCAGCAGCCTAGTCGCCCGCACGGCGCGGCTGATCGCCGGTCACGTCGTCGTCGACGATGAAGTGGTCCTCGGGATCGTCATCGAGGTCTTCATGGCGCCGGGGGCCGGGCTCGTAGACCGTCTCCTGCACGTCGTCGTACTCGACGAACCCGTCGACATACTCGTCGGGCTCGGCTTCCGGCACGTCGGGCTCTGTCGTGGCCTCCTCGGCCGACCACGACACCAGCGGTTGATCGGGTTCGAGCTCAGGTTCGGGATCCGCCTCGACGTACTCGAGGTCCTCGATGTCCTCGCCCACGCCCACGTACTCGTCGACGTCTTCATCGTCGAACTCGGGTTCGGGCTGAGGCTCGACCGGCGCAGGCTGGGGCGGGGCGACGGGCCGGGGCTTGCGGGTCAGGCCGCCGGACATCGCCACAGTCAGCCCGCCGATCGCGGCGAACCACAGGAACACCGCCGGCGCGAACGTCGACTGGTCCACCCCGACATCGCCGAAATTGCCCAGCCGCCCGCCACCGGCATAGCCGAGCAGAGCCATCGTCAGCGCCGCCAGCACCGAAGCCACCAGCAACTTGCCTGCGGCAGCCCCGATCGGCAGCGGACGCCGCGCACACTGCTGACCCAGCGCCACCGCCGAGGCCGCCCCCACGATCAGGAGCGCCACCCAGATCGGGCCCAGCGGCGGCGAGGGCACCGCGGCCAGCACCGGCACCGCCGGTATGTCGCCGCCGAACACGGTGAACGAGCTGAAGGCCGCCAGCCCGACATGGGCGCTGGAGCCGACCGCGATGGCCGACGCACCGACGATCACGTTGGGGATGTAGAGAATGGACAACAGAGTCAGGCTGAGCTGGCCGAACAGGCTGTCGGTGATCGCGAACAGGTCGTGCATCGTGCCCCAGTGCACCACCAGCGACGCCGCCGTCACCACGCCGGAGAGCCCGAACAAGGCCAGGACACCGGCGGTCGCGGCGCGGAGTGCTTCAGGCAACCAGCCAGGCAGCGGTGACGCGGCCAGGGTGCGCCTGCCGACCTTCGAGCCGACGCCGATGAGCGCGCCGATCACGTGCACGACCAGAACGCTGCAGAACGCGCGGAGGGCGCTGGGAGTCTGAAGTTCGCTGATCACCGAGGCTGCGTCGTGGATGACGGCCAACAGGAGGGCTGCGATCAGAATCGGTCCGCCCAGGGCTGAGGCGACGACCCAGCGGGTGACGAACCAAGAGGAATTCGGGGCGGTGGCCGCGGCCGTCGTGCGCGCGGTGCCCCAGATCATCGCCAGCACCGGCAACAGGGGCATCACGCCGAGCTCGCGGCCGCCGATCGACACCGGTACCTGGTGTACACCCAGCCACATGCTGGCGATCGCACCGAGCGCGCCCGTCATGTCGCTGTTGGCGATCAGCAGCTGTAACAACACAACCGCGGCGATAACCACCAGCGCGACGACGGACGGCCCGAACGCGACCCGGAGCAACTCACGTGCCTGGCGGGTGCCGACTGGCCGGTTACTCACTTGGTGGGCTGCTCCTCGCAATGATCGGCGCGTGCGCGGGAAGCGCACGCGCCGATCAGCTTACGACGGCGCAGTGCCGGATTGCTGTGAAGGCGACTGCTGTGCCTGCGGCTGTGCCGGAACCGCAGTGGTGGGCGCGGAGGAACCCGACTGCTGCTGAGGCTGGCCGTAGGTGGGGTAACCGGTCGGAGGGGTGGGCGGGCCGCTCGGCTGCTGACCTTGCGGGGCCTGCACCGGGAAACCACCGGTGTTCGAAGCTCCCGAGTAGCCGCCGTACTGCGACGGGTAACCGGGACGCTGCGGTTGAGCCTGCTGGTAGGGCTGGCCACCGTGCTGCGGCTGCTGCTGCTGACCGTAGTACTGCGACGGGCCACCGTACTGGCCGTACTGCGGCTGGGGATCGAACTGCGGCTTGGGCGCCGGCGGAGTGAGGATGCCGGCGTCGAACAGCAGCGCGGCGATCGCGGCACCGGCCTGGATCAGGGTGAGGACGAGCAGTGCGTACAGCGTCCAGTCGGCCTCGCTGCCTGCGGCCACCAGGAGCGTGATCGAGAGCAGGAATGCCACGGTGGCCAGCACGGCCGCCACAGCACCCCGGTTCTTCTGCTTGGGCAGCAGGCTCACCCCTGCCAGAAGCCCGGCCACCAACGCCAGGGGCACGATAAAGGTGCCGAGGACGACCTGGAGCTCCAGAGCGAAACTCACGAAGTAGGTCAACAGGCCGGCGACGGCCACCACGGCCAGCAGGATTTCGGGCAGCTTGTTCTCGCCGGGCGCCGCGGGTGCGGCCGGTGCAGCGGGCACAGGAGCAGGCACAGCCTTGGCGAACTGTTGGGTTGCATCGAACTGCGAACCCGACTGCGGCGGGTATCCGGGATTAGTTGGCGGGTAGGTCATGACCTCTCCTGTGCTATCGAGCTTCGCGACGTGTGTTCACGCAGGCATGAATACCGACCACGTGAGCGATTCGAGCTTCCACGCTAGCGCACCCAGCTGGGTGCCGGGCGCGCGTGCTTGGTGTCAGAGAGGTCTCAAGCTGATACCAGAACGGGCGCATCGACGGAATCCGTTTCGGCGTCCTCGATTTCGCGGACGAGCGGCAGCACCTTGGCACCGAAGTACTCGATTTCCTCTTGGAAATGCAGGAATCCGCCGAGGATCAAGTCGACGCCACGTTTGCGGTACGCGGCAATGCGTTCGGCGATCTGCTCGGGTGTGCCGATCAATTGCGTACGGAACCCGTCGTTGTACTGCACCAGATCCTCGAAACTGGAATCGGCCCACATGCCCTTCTTGTCCCCGGTGGAATTGCCTGCCTGTTGTACAGCGCCGCGGAAGCCTTCGACAGCGGGTTTGTTGGCCTTGGCGACGATCTCTTTGAGCGTCTCCTTCGCCTCCTTTTCGGTGTCGCGGGCGATGATGAACCCGTTCAGCCCGAACTTCACCTCGCGGCCCGCGTCGCGGGCATGGTCGCGTACCTCGACAACCTGTTCGGTGATGCCGCCGAAGTCTTTGCCGTTCGAGAAGTACCAATCGGCGTAGTAGCCGCCGTTGCGGCGGGCGGCCGTCGAATTCCCGCCCTGGAACAGCTCCGGGTTGGGGCGCTCGGGGGTGTTGAGCGGCTTGGGCTTCAGGGTGAAATCGTGGATGCGATAGAAGTCACCGCGGAAATCCACGTCGTCTTCCGTCCAGATCTTGCGCAGAACCTGGAGGAACTCCGCGCTGCGGCGGTAGCGCTCGTCATGCTCGAGCCACGGCTCGCCCAGGTGGGTGAACTCGTCCTTGAACCAGCCCGAGACGACGTTGACGGCGAAGCGGCCATTGCTGAGATGGTCTGCGGTGGCGCCGAGTTTGGCCAGCACCGCGGGCTGCCAGAGGCCGGGGTGCACGGCGGCGATGACCTTGAGCCGCTCGGTGGCCAGCAACAGGGCCAGACTGAAACTGGTGGATTCGTGCTGGTACTCGGCGCCGTAGCTGGCCTCGTAGCGAACCTGGGACAGGGCGTACTCGAAACCGTTGTTCTCCGCGGTCTGCGCCAGCTTCTTGTTGTATTCGTAGTTCCAGTCGGTGCGCTGCTCGATATCGCTGGTGACCAGGCCACCACTGACGTTGGGCACCCAGTAGGCGAACTTGACGTGGTCGGCGATGCGTTCAGTCGTCATGTCGGTGATCCCAGCAAACGCGCGGGCGCCCGTCGCGGGTATCGCTCGCGGTGAAGTTTTCTCCCGCCGGGAGCACCCAACGAGACGCACCGTCTTGCTACTGAGACTGAAACACGTTCTAATTCTGGTCATGGACTATGGGCTTGTTCTCTTCACCAGTGACCGCGGTATCGCCCCGGCCAAGGCCGCCAAACTCGCCGACGATCACGGCTTCACGACGTTCTATGTGCCCGAGCACACCCATATCCCGATCAAGCGCGAGGCCGCTCACCCCACCACCGGCGACGAGTCCCTGCCTGACGATCGCTACATGCGCACCCTGGATCCGTGGGTGTCGCTGGGCACCGCGTGTGCGGTGACCTCGCGGGTGCGGC includes these proteins:
- a CDS encoding DUF5336 domain-containing protein — translated: MTYPPTNPGYPPQSGSQFDATQQFAKAVPAPVPAAPAAPAAPGENKLPEILLAVVAVAGLLTYFVSFALELQVVLGTFIVPLALVAGLLAGVSLLPKQKNRGAVAAVLATVAFLLSITLLVAAGSEADWTLYALLVLTLIQAGAAIAALLFDAGILTPPAPKPQFDPQPQYGQYGGPSQYYGQQQQPQHGGQPYQQAQPQRPGYPSQYGGYSGASNTGGFPVQAPQGQQPSGPPTPPTGYPTYGQPQQQSGSSAPTTAVPAQPQAQQSPSQQSGTAPS
- the sfnG gene encoding dimethylsulfone monooxygenase SfnG, which gives rise to MTTERIADHVKFAYWVPNVSGGLVTSDIEQRTDWNYEYNKKLAQTAENNGFEYALSQVRYEASYGAEYQHESTSFSLALLLATERLKVIAAVHPGLWQPAVLAKLGATADHLSNGRFAVNVVSGWFKDEFTHLGEPWLEHDERYRRSAEFLQVLRKIWTEDDVDFRGDFYRIHDFTLKPKPLNTPERPNPELFQGGNSTAARRNGGYYADWYFSNGKDFGGITEQVVEVRDHARDAGREVKFGLNGFIIARDTEKEAKETLKEIVAKANKPAVEGFRGAVQQAGNSTGDKKGMWADSSFEDLVQYNDGFRTQLIGTPEQIAERIAAYRKRGVDLILGGFLHFQEEIEYFGAKVLPLVREIEDAETDSVDAPVLVSA
- the purH gene encoding bifunctional phosphoribosylaminoimidazolecarboxamide formyltransferase/IMP cyclohydrolase, with product MSEKKPIRRALISVYDKTGLADLARGLHEAGVAIVSTGSTAKTIAAAGVPVTPVEEVTGFPEVLDGRVKTLHPRVHAGLLADTRKPEHVAALQELEVEAFELVVVNLYPFSETVESGASVDECVEQIDIGGPSMVRAAAKNHPSVAVVVDPLGYDGVLAAVRAGGFTLDERKKLASLAFRHTAEYDVAVAGWMGSTLAPEDPAQPLPAWFAGTWHRSAVLRYGENPHQQAAVYRDDSAWPGLAQAEQLHGKEMSYNNYTDADAAWRAAFDHEEICVAIIKHANPCGIAISSESVADAHRKAHECDPLSAFGGVIASNTEVSVEMAETVADIFTEVIIAPAYEAGAVEILARKKNIRILVASEPLVGGIELRQISGGVLLQQRDALDAEGDDPANWTLATGEPADPQTLSDLVFAWRACRAVKSNAIVIAKDGATVGVGMGQVNRVDAAGLAVQRAGDRVPGSVGASDAFFPFPDGLETLTNAGVKAIVHPGGSVRDAEVTAAAEAAGITLYLTGARHFAH
- the purN gene encoding phosphoribosylglycinamide formyltransferase encodes the protein MQQPLHVPPSAPARLVVLASGTGSLLASLLAAAADDYPARVVAVGTDRKCAAVDIAASAGVPSYTVRLGDHADRDAWDAALTEATAEHEPDLVVSAGFMKILGGQFLSRFPGRVVNTHPALLPAFPGAHAVPEALAYGVRVTGCTVHLVDSGMDTGPILAQQAIEVLDDDTEETLHERIKVVERRLLVDVLAALATRGVTWTGRKATIG
- a CDS encoding DUF6350 family protein, which codes for MSNRPVGTRQARELLRVAFGPSVVALVVIAAVVLLQLLIANSDMTGALGAIASMWLGVHQVPVSIGGRELGVMPLLPVLAMIWGTARTTAAATAPNSSWFVTRWVVASALGGPILIAALLLAVIHDAASVISELQTPSALRAFCSVLVVHVIGALIGVGSKVGRRTLAASPLPGWLPEALRAATAGVLALFGLSGVVTAASLVVHWGTMHDLFAITDSLFGQLSLTLLSILYIPNVIVGASAIAVGSSAHVGLAAFSSFTVFGGDIPAVPVLAAVPSPPLGPIWVALLIVGAASAVALGQQCARRPLPIGAAAGKLLVASVLAALTMALLGYAGGGRLGNFGDVGVDQSTFAPAVFLWFAAIGGLTVAMSGGLTRKPRPVAPPQPAPVEPQPEPEFDDEDVDEYVGVGEDIEDLEYVEADPEPELEPDQPLVSWSAEEATTEPDVPEAEPDEYVDGFVEYDDVQETVYEPGPRRHEDLDDDPEDHFIVDDDVTGDQPRRAGD